A region from the Sulfurospirillum oryzae genome encodes:
- a CDS encoding diguanylate cyclase domain-containing protein, producing the protein MMQKRGILFPLKHNSFLSKLSKVSFETIQNSIVTRVIVFAFAIVIVGGTMRYYLSADTIHTNLFKIVSVHQEALANEVAKDISHDLDVRKKFLIQLSSSLPLKLLEDPNKLKKWLTERHELNPVFSGALLVLNRNGTVIAGNGAEIVEGENAYAKDDFFKSAFTQEYVMGEPTLGKILQEPILPIAVPIKDDSGSVYAILVGVTQLYSSDFLDAVINGHIGDTGDFLLIDAKKQIFVAATKKELILKPTPKRGVNLLHDKALAGFRGSGITVNANGLEELSAMASVPNTDWFVVSRILTKEAFVMEDNIKKILIKAHVISLMIIPALLFTFLFLLFKPLRTSASLADKMSLGKTGLKPLPIKRMDEVGHLTAAFNRLMAMLLATQKELKEIAHYDYLTNLPNRFLMVDRLDQALARCARNNTRLALLFMDLDGFKSINDTLGHSAGDEALIVVAKRFSTLIRASDTLARVGGDEFVILLSDLDWDLSHATNAAHLVASKCIEALKEPLILQGNVKTLGVSIGIAMGQKGSSIDALMLEADTKMYQIKNKTTLRVNEDEMAISSSQPQS; encoded by the coding sequence ATGATGCAAAAAAGAGGTATTTTGTTTCCATTAAAACACAATAGTTTTCTATCTAAACTTTCCAAAGTTAGTTTTGAAACAATCCAAAATAGTATTGTGACGCGCGTTATTGTATTTGCGTTTGCCATTGTGATTGTAGGCGGCACGATGCGTTATTATCTTTCTGCCGACACCATTCATACAAATCTTTTCAAAATAGTTTCTGTTCATCAAGAAGCACTTGCCAATGAGGTCGCTAAAGACATTAGTCATGATTTGGACGTTCGGAAAAAATTTTTGATTCAACTTTCCTCTTCCTTGCCTTTAAAGTTGTTAGAAGATCCCAATAAACTCAAAAAATGGCTTACGGAACGACATGAACTCAATCCAGTTTTTTCGGGGGCATTGTTGGTATTGAACAGAAATGGTACCGTGATTGCGGGGAATGGTGCTGAAATCGTTGAAGGCGAAAACGCGTATGCCAAGGATGATTTTTTTAAAAGCGCTTTTACACAAGAATATGTCATGGGTGAACCCACTTTGGGCAAGATATTACAAGAGCCTATTCTTCCTATTGCAGTACCTATCAAAGACGATTCTGGGTCTGTCTATGCCATACTCGTAGGGGTGACACAGTTGTACAGCTCGGATTTTCTTGATGCGGTCATTAATGGGCATATTGGTGATACGGGTGATTTTTTACTCATTGATGCAAAGAAACAAATCTTTGTTGCAGCCACCAAAAAAGAACTTATCCTAAAGCCCACACCCAAAAGGGGCGTAAATCTTTTACACGACAAAGCGTTAGCGGGATTTAGAGGCAGTGGAATTACAGTCAATGCGAATGGACTAGAAGAGCTATCTGCCATGGCATCTGTTCCCAATACCGATTGGTTCGTTGTTTCTCGTATCCTCACTAAAGAAGCTTTTGTGATGGAAGATAATATTAAAAAAATTCTTATCAAGGCACATGTTATTAGTTTAATGATCATCCCTGCCTTGTTATTCACTTTTTTATTTCTGCTTTTTAAACCATTGCGAACGTCTGCTTCATTGGCGGATAAAATGTCTTTGGGAAAGACTGGGCTTAAACCATTACCGATTAAACGTATGGATGAAGTGGGGCATTTAACAGCGGCATTCAACCGACTGATGGCGATGTTGCTTGCTACTCAAAAAGAACTTAAAGAGATAGCGCACTATGACTATCTGACCAATCTTCCCAATCGTTTTTTGATGGTCGATCGATTGGATCAAGCTTTGGCAAGATGTGCCCGCAACAACACACGACTGGCACTGCTTTTTATGGACTTGGATGGATTTAAGTCTATTAATGACACGCTTGGGCATAGTGCAGGTGATGAAGCACTCATTGTTGTTGCGAAGCGTTTTTCAACACTGATACGCGCAAGCGATACCTTAGCAAGGGTTGGCGGAGACGAGTTTGTGATTTTGCTCAGTGATCTTGATTGGGATCTATCGCATGCGACAAATGCAGCTCATTTGGTTGCGTCAAAGTGCATTGAAGCTCTAAAAGAACCCTTGATACTGCAAGGCAATGTCAAAACATTAGGGGTGTCTATCGGTATTGCCATGGGACAGAAAGGGAGTTCGATTGATGCGTTGATGCTTGAGGCAGATACTAAAATGTATCAAATTAAAAATAAGACAACTCTCAGGGTTAATGAAGATGAAATGGCTATATCTTCATCGCAACCACAAAGCTAA
- a CDS encoding DUF2721 domain-containing protein — protein MEIEISTPALLFPAVSLLLLAYTNRFLAVAQLIRMLHRQSTERDNCEEYKQINNLKHRLELTKWMQFFGVLSILLCTLSMFELFLGVLGIGKQIFGLSLIAMCISLCISLWEVMISTHALNMELSDMHDKCKIK, from the coding sequence ATGGAGATTGAAATTTCAACCCCAGCCCTTTTGTTCCCAGCGGTTTCATTACTGTTACTTGCGTATACTAACCGTTTCTTGGCAGTGGCACAACTGATTCGGATGTTGCATCGTCAATCAACGGAGCGTGACAACTGTGAGGAGTACAAGCAGATCAATAACCTCAAACACCGACTCGAACTCACCAAATGGATGCAATTTTTTGGAGTGCTCTCCATCTTGCTTTGTACCCTCTCTATGTTTGAGCTTTTTTTAGGCGTATTAGGCATCGGTAAGCAAATATTTGGACTAAGCCTCATCGCGATGTGTATCTCTCTTTGTATCTCTTTGTGGGAAGTAATGATTTCGACGCATGCTCTCAATATGGAACTCAGTGATATGCACGATAAATGTAAAATAAAATAA
- a CDS encoding CvfB family protein, producing the protein MNQYLLVGEKNRLKINRYTDNGVYLICEDQDEVLMPNQYVTYAMKEGDEIDVFVYFDSEDRIVASTVFPKAMLDEFGCFEVVDVTPFGAFLDWGLPKDLLVPKALQKFPFYVGMKVIVRVCLDDETGRIIGSQKYNDLLSKDLTKLKVNQEVKLLVREKTPLGFKVIVNNLYDGMIFHNEIFENIEVGDEKVGYIKTLRKDGKLDIILQPIGDKSDEVAASKIVEILSLTGGVCEMNYKSTPELIMQRFGLSRKAYKRALTKLIDAKKLELNDEGMKLL; encoded by the coding sequence ATGAATCAATACCTCCTTGTAGGCGAGAAAAATCGTCTCAAAATCAACCGTTATACCGATAATGGTGTTTACCTGATCTGCGAAGATCAAGACGAAGTTCTCATGCCCAATCAATACGTCACTTATGCGATGAAAGAGGGCGATGAAATCGATGTTTTTGTCTATTTTGATTCGGAAGACCGCATCGTAGCATCCACGGTTTTTCCGAAGGCGATGCTGGATGAATTTGGTTGTTTTGAAGTGGTTGATGTAACGCCCTTTGGAGCATTTTTAGACTGGGGTTTACCTAAAGACCTTCTTGTCCCTAAAGCACTTCAAAAATTCCCTTTTTATGTGGGGATGAAAGTCATCGTGCGTGTCTGTTTGGACGATGAGACGGGGCGCATTATTGGCAGTCAAAAGTACAATGATCTTTTAAGCAAAGACCTAACAAAGCTCAAAGTCAATCAAGAAGTCAAACTTTTGGTGCGAGAGAAAACGCCTCTTGGCTTTAAAGTGATCGTCAATAACTTGTACGATGGCATGATTTTTCACAATGAAATTTTTGAAAATATCGAAGTGGGCGATGAAAAAGTAGGGTACATCAAAACCCTTCGCAAAGATGGCAAACTCGACATCATTTTACAACCCATCGGCGATAAGAGCGATGAAGTGGCGGCTTCAAAAATCGTAGAGATTTTAAGCTTGACGGGTGGGGTTTGTGAGATGAATTACAAAAGTACACCTGAGCTTATTATGCAGCGTTTTGGGCTCAGTCGCAAAGCGTATAAGCGAGCACTTACCAAACTCATTGATGCGAAAAAACTTGAACTAAACGATGAAGGCATGAAGCTTTTATGA
- a CDS encoding NAD(P)/FAD-dependent oxidoreductase: MSRIAIIGAGASGLVCAIEASRKGHVVSVFEKNSKVGRKILATGNGRCNISNEKINISRYHGEAPSFAKEALRRFDTFTCKAYFRSLGLEMREGEEGRLYPMSHQASSVVDMLLHEARSLGVSFLLESEVLKIEKNSTEFVLHVKDAKQTFDACVIASGSVAMPTLGSSGSGYAFAKALGHCVIEPYPSLVQFICDEPHLKEVSGVKVDAGVELYIANQKRQSVQGDLLFTAYGLSGSAILDISRTASKAFVEGESVHVVVDLLPNLSREALSSLLQKRLTCAKGKSLSLWLEGIIPKKLAHFIVENTKLTPIKEASTLGAKEMKKLVFALKSLPLHVKATKGFESAEVCAGGVDVRELDAKSMMSSKVKNLYFCGEVLDIDGDCGGFNLHFAWASGFLVGQNL; this comes from the coding sequence ATGAGTCGTATTGCCATTATCGGAGCGGGAGCCTCAGGGCTTGTATGTGCCATCGAAGCTTCTCGTAAAGGGCATGTGGTGAGTGTTTTTGAAAAAAACAGTAAAGTGGGTCGAAAGATTCTCGCCACAGGCAATGGCAGATGCAATATCTCCAATGAAAAGATCAACATATCGCGTTATCATGGCGAAGCGCCTAGCTTTGCCAAAGAGGCACTCAGACGGTTTGATACCTTTACATGTAAAGCGTATTTTCGCTCTTTAGGGCTGGAAATGCGCGAGGGCGAAGAGGGTAGACTTTACCCGATGAGCCACCAAGCTTCCAGTGTTGTCGATATGCTTTTACACGAAGCACGAAGTTTGGGTGTGAGTTTTTTACTGGAGAGTGAAGTACTCAAAATCGAGAAAAATAGCACCGAATTTGTTTTACATGTAAAAGATGCAAAACAGACTTTTGATGCGTGCGTAATTGCCTCAGGAAGTGTTGCTATGCCCACCCTTGGAAGTTCTGGCAGCGGTTATGCGTTTGCGAAAGCTTTGGGGCATTGCGTCATTGAACCGTATCCTTCTTTAGTGCAGTTTATCTGCGATGAGCCGCACCTTAAAGAGGTCAGTGGCGTGAAGGTGGATGCGGGTGTGGAGCTTTACATCGCCAACCAAAAACGCCAAAGCGTGCAAGGCGATCTGCTGTTTACGGCATACGGACTCTCTGGTAGTGCCATTTTAGACATCAGCCGTACCGCTTCCAAAGCCTTTGTTGAGGGTGAATCTGTACACGTTGTCGTTGATCTTTTGCCCAATCTTTCGCGTGAAGCACTCTCCTCACTCCTTCAAAAACGACTCACTTGTGCGAAGGGTAAATCTCTCTCTTTGTGGCTTGAGGGGATCATCCCCAAAAAGTTAGCACATTTCATCGTCGAAAATACAAAATTAACCCCTATCAAAGAGGCATCAACTCTAGGTGCTAAAGAGATGAAAAAACTTGTCTTTGCTTTAAAGTCGCTACCTTTACATGTAAAAGCGACCAAAGGGTTTGAAAGTGCTGAAGTGTGCGCGGGTGGTGTGGATGTTAGAGAATTGGATGCTAAAAGTATGATGTCATCAAAAGTAAAAAATCTCTATTTTTGTGGGGAAGTTTTAGATATTGATGGCGATTGTGGCGGCTTTAACCTTCATTTTGCTTGGGCATCAGGTTTTTTAGTGGGACAAAATCTGTAA
- a CDS encoding DNA-binding protein, with translation MKTSDIINLLHNAIEAENMGKKISQKKMAETFGISMRTYQEWRLGSSAPMGIPVVFNMLGMLKDEDIVRLVRKINDGQKGTV, from the coding sequence ATGAAAACAAGCGACATCATCAATCTTTTGCACAATGCCATTGAAGCTGAAAATATGGGAAAGAAAATTTCTCAAAAGAAGATGGCAGAAACTTTTGGAATATCCATGCGCACCTATCAAGAGTGGAGACTTGGAAGTAGCGCGCCTATGGGAATTCCAGTGGTTTTTAATATGCTTGGTATGTTAAAAGATGAAGATATTGTGCGTTTGGTACGTAAGATAAATGACGGGCAAAAAGGAACGGTATGA
- a CDS encoding methyl-accepting chemotaxis protein produces the protein MILATIKGKLSLLLGLLALGFIALGYQVMTLSDNGKGIAVRFLAIQELESHVLTMRLEQRNVQIYYQQKNVDAYKEHYQQALKQMDILAGIFLSKVNQDKIAELRKNIETMFLLNEPRIELWIKYGKAVSEPSFKAEHPDEDKILSDVSQKSGELFDRVAEEMKSLAASVKKTNFNRLDGNKLTSEITLGVVSVAVLGIFFLITNSIRSSVSSSKEECERVRQNKDLHTLLRTSNHDEISETMRTVNALLEEISRAIGEAKGNALENASVAEELSSTSLEIGKRAEEESRVVQQTTHESSLVASEIEHTSDHVKHVKETIHTAQKSLLMAQDLLNETISQLANTAQAEAGINDRLNHLSSDADQVKNVLDVISDIADQTNLLALNAAIEAARAGEHGRGFAVVADEVRKLAERTQKSLIETNATINVIVQSIGDISGEMNENAKRITELSEFSTKVSTQTTDAVNLLDESVSATDEVVLKAADNVNRINTAVIHKIEEIDTLSCSNARSVEEIAAAAEHLARLSESLSATLAQFKTA, from the coding sequence ATGATATTGGCAACCATTAAAGGAAAATTGAGTTTGCTTTTGGGTTTACTAGCATTAGGTTTTATTGCTTTGGGGTATCAGGTGATGACACTCAGTGATAATGGAAAAGGTATTGCTGTTCGTTTCTTAGCGATTCAAGAGTTAGAATCACATGTCCTAACGATGCGCTTGGAACAACGTAATGTTCAGATTTATTATCAGCAAAAAAATGTCGATGCCTACAAGGAACACTATCAACAAGCCCTTAAACAGATGGATATTTTAGCGGGAATTTTTCTCTCTAAAGTCAATCAAGACAAAATAGCAGAACTTCGTAAAAATATTGAAACGATGTTTTTGCTGAATGAACCCAGAATAGAACTTTGGATCAAATATGGTAAAGCGGTTTCTGAGCCTTCTTTTAAAGCAGAACATCCCGATGAGGACAAAATATTGAGTGATGTTTCTCAAAAAAGTGGTGAACTTTTTGATCGTGTTGCTGAAGAGATGAAAAGCCTTGCCGCTAGCGTTAAAAAAACGAATTTCAATAGACTTGATGGCAATAAATTAACCTCTGAAATTACGCTAGGCGTGGTGAGTGTGGCTGTATTGGGGATCTTCTTTTTGATAACCAATTCGATTAGATCATCGGTTTCTAGTTCAAAAGAAGAGTGTGAAAGAGTACGTCAAAACAAAGACTTACACACGCTACTTCGTACCAGCAATCACGATGAGATCAGCGAAACGATGCGTACGGTTAATGCTCTTTTAGAAGAAATTTCACGCGCGATTGGCGAAGCGAAAGGCAATGCACTTGAAAATGCTTCTGTGGCAGAAGAGCTCTCTAGTACGAGTTTAGAGATAGGTAAACGCGCAGAAGAAGAGTCTCGTGTGGTACAGCAAACCACGCATGAATCCTCTTTGGTCGCTTCTGAAATCGAACATACAAGCGATCATGTCAAACATGTTAAAGAGACGATTCATACGGCACAAAAAAGTCTTTTGATGGCACAAGATCTGCTCAATGAAACCATCTCTCAACTTGCCAATACAGCACAAGCAGAAGCTGGGATCAATGATAGACTCAATCACCTCTCAAGTGATGCCGATCAAGTTAAGAACGTTTTGGATGTCATTAGTGACATTGCCGACCAAACGAACCTTTTAGCGCTCAATGCCGCCATAGAAGCCGCACGTGCAGGTGAGCATGGACGTGGTTTTGCTGTTGTTGCCGATGAGGTACGCAAATTGGCTGAACGTACTCAAAAGAGTTTGATTGAAACCAATGCCACCATTAATGTCATTGTTCAAAGTATTGGTGATATTAGTGGTGAGATGAATGAAAATGCAAAACGCATTACCGAACTCTCAGAGTTTTCAACCAAAGTGAGTACTCAAACAACTGATGCGGTGAACTTGCTCGATGAAAGTGTGAGTGCAACGGATGAAGTGGTCCTTAAAGCCGCCGATAATGTCAATCGCATTAATACCGCTGTTATTCATAAAATCGAAGAGATAGACACTCTTTCATGTTCAAACGCTAGAAGTGTCGAAGAGATCGCTGCAGCAGCAGAACATTTGGCACGTTTATCCGAAAGTCTTAGTGCTACACTCGCACAATTCAAAACCGCGTAA
- a CDS encoding DJ-1 family glyoxalase III, whose protein sequence is MSKKVIVPLAEGFEEIEALTIVDILRRAHVEVVTVALESLHVKGAHNIVVVADALIKELDGNVFDMIALPGGVPGATNLAADTTVQTLLKDFDAKGKAIAAICAAPYALKCAGVLKNSYTCYPSFQQKIAQSGYKANEKVVIDENITTSQGPSTAILFALSLVEQLCSREVKENLAKDLLLV, encoded by the coding sequence ATGAGTAAAAAAGTCATTGTCCCTTTGGCGGAGGGATTTGAAGAGATCGAAGCACTCACCATTGTGGATATTTTAAGGCGAGCTCATGTTGAAGTTGTTACAGTAGCTTTAGAGTCTTTACATGTCAAAGGAGCGCACAATATTGTTGTGGTTGCAGATGCTCTTATCAAAGAGCTAGATGGCAATGTCTTTGATATGATAGCTCTTCCTGGTGGAGTTCCTGGTGCTACCAACTTAGCCGCTGATACGACTGTTCAAACATTGCTTAAAGATTTTGATGCCAAGGGCAAAGCGATTGCTGCTATTTGCGCCGCTCCTTATGCCCTCAAATGTGCGGGAGTACTCAAAAACAGTTATACCTGTTATCCCTCATTTCAGCAAAAAATTGCTCAATCTGGCTACAAAGCAAATGAAAAAGTGGTCATAGATGAAAACATCACGACATCACAAGGACCAAGTACGGCAATTCTCTTTGCACTCAGTCTTGTAGAACAACTCTGTTCACGTGAGGTTAAAGAGAATTTAGCAAAAGATTTGTTGCTTGTTTAA
- a CDS encoding MutS-related protein has product MLENIAQMLCSKERLLTEIYFDLQLFFEAKYGKNTIVFMEIGSFFETYEVNNETHQIGKAKEVSELLNIQLTRKNKSILENSLQNPLLAGIPSVSLDRYLARLVQSKKYTIVLVRQKGEPPHVKRYISNIISPGTNFDYLIESSENYLVSLLVDCNHQIYSVGYSAIDVTTGKTIINEVHGTREDKTYALDEIFNLLQTYKTSEIVLTFNTESIDKEWVQNYLEITPSVAHSINKERLKVAYQNELFGRIYAIRSLLSPIEYLDIERYPYASESLAILCDFIIEHDANIIEKMSRPILLGNSRYLYIGNNALEQLDIISKNPSEMTLLNLIDQTSTAIGKRLLKERLLNPICDLKTLNERFDLSTQLIKDYKKFEIALKQVYDLERILRRIALKKLHPLELDYLSTSLEAILGILREAELKKVPTPKDLFDESEALLEMLKSTFVLDVCAKFRKDQISENLFVKGIYPQIDKIEQSKEERFSALEHISHHIEALFEESNRTTLSIEWLESEGHYISISKNRFALIEEKLMQSFITIGEKHYFFKDFTFRHLKNSVKISASLIEEISQEITLSNLQMIALVKQRYDEMLEKIETHYALTLEHLISFVGTLDVALSNAKCAVLYNYTRPELLPMQEEKRFIEAIGLRHPLIESREENGIYIPNDIFLGHCSPEITHDHVTLEACSANEVQGILLYGINSSGKSSLMKSLGIAVIMAQAGFFVPCASMRFNLFDKIFTRIISHDNLYKGLSTFTVEMLELKNIFNRTTEFSLVLGDEISHGTETESALAIVASAITKMHSLGSFFVFATHLHQLSHLPLISELKKVIYLHLGVSYDEENDKLLYNRKLELGSGSSLYGLEFAKSLHMDKEFIKTAYDIRRSLAGELGEVELLKQKKRSKYNKNLYLSKCALCDEYVDEVHHIKAQESADANGNIDHFHQNHRYNLIPLCAKHHKMVHEGKITINGFVMSSEGLKLHYEEK; this is encoded by the coding sequence ATGCTTGAAAATATTGCGCAAATGCTCTGCTCAAAAGAGAGATTACTCACTGAAATCTATTTCGACCTTCAGCTCTTTTTTGAAGCAAAATATGGCAAAAATACGATTGTGTTTATGGAAATAGGCTCTTTTTTTGAAACCTACGAAGTGAACAATGAAACGCATCAAATCGGTAAAGCTAAAGAAGTTTCAGAGCTACTGAATATCCAACTCACCCGTAAAAACAAATCCATTTTAGAAAATTCACTCCAAAATCCTTTGCTTGCAGGCATTCCCTCTGTTTCGTTAGATCGCTATCTAGCACGTCTGGTTCAGAGTAAAAAATACACCATCGTTTTAGTGCGCCAAAAAGGTGAGCCACCGCATGTGAAGCGCTACATCTCAAACATTATAAGCCCTGGCACAAACTTTGACTACCTCATTGAATCGAGCGAAAACTACCTTGTTTCTTTGCTTGTGGACTGCAACCACCAGATCTATTCTGTTGGGTACAGTGCGATTGATGTAACGACAGGTAAAACCATTATCAACGAAGTGCATGGCACCAGAGAAGATAAAACGTATGCACTTGATGAGATTTTCAACCTTTTACAAACCTATAAAACCAGTGAAATCGTTCTGACGTTTAATACCGAAAGCATCGATAAAGAGTGGGTGCAAAACTACCTTGAGATTACACCAAGCGTCGCGCATAGCATCAACAAAGAGCGTCTTAAAGTGGCGTATCAAAATGAACTTTTTGGACGCATTTACGCGATTCGATCCCTGCTCTCGCCCATCGAATACCTTGACATCGAACGCTACCCTTACGCAAGTGAATCACTCGCCATTCTTTGCGATTTTATCATCGAGCATGATGCCAACATCATCGAAAAGATGAGCCGCCCTATTTTACTCGGCAACAGTCGCTATCTTTACATCGGCAACAATGCCCTTGAACAGCTTGACATCATCTCTAAAAATCCTTCCGAGATGACACTGTTAAATCTCATCGATCAAACGTCAACCGCGATTGGAAAGCGCCTTTTAAAAGAGCGGTTGCTCAATCCTATCTGCGATCTCAAAACACTCAATGAACGTTTTGATCTCAGCACCCAACTGATCAAAGACTATAAAAAATTTGAAATTGCTTTAAAACAAGTCTATGATTTGGAGCGTATTTTAAGGCGTATTGCCCTTAAAAAATTGCACCCTTTAGAGCTTGATTACCTCAGCACTTCGCTTGAAGCCATTTTAGGCATCTTGAGAGAGGCAGAACTTAAAAAAGTTCCAACGCCCAAAGATCTTTTCGATGAAAGCGAAGCTCTTTTAGAGATGCTTAAAAGTACATTTGTGCTGGATGTCTGCGCCAAGTTTCGCAAAGATCAGATCAGCGAAAATCTTTTTGTTAAAGGTATTTACCCGCAAATTGATAAGATCGAACAGAGTAAAGAAGAGCGTTTTAGTGCGCTTGAGCATATCTCACACCACATTGAAGCACTTTTTGAAGAGAGCAATCGCACGACGCTGAGCATCGAGTGGTTGGAGAGTGAGGGGCATTACATATCCATCAGCAAAAACCGTTTTGCGCTGATTGAAGAGAAGCTTATGCAGAGCTTCATCACCATCGGAGAGAAGCACTACTTCTTCAAAGACTTTACCTTTAGGCATCTTAAAAACAGCGTGAAGATTTCAGCATCCTTGATTGAAGAAATTTCCCAAGAGATCACACTCAGCAACCTGCAAATGATCGCTTTGGTGAAACAGCGTTACGATGAGATGCTAGAGAAAATCGAAACGCATTACGCCCTCACGTTAGAGCATCTTATCTCCTTTGTTGGCACACTGGATGTTGCCCTTAGCAATGCCAAATGTGCTGTCCTTTACAACTACACGCGCCCTGAACTTTTACCGATGCAAGAAGAAAAGCGTTTTATCGAAGCGATTGGACTTCGCCATCCACTCATTGAATCACGCGAAGAAAATGGCATCTATATTCCTAACGATATTTTCCTAGGTCATTGCTCACCAGAAATTACCCACGATCATGTCACGCTCGAAGCGTGCAGTGCCAATGAAGTGCAAGGCATTTTGCTTTACGGCATCAACTCAAGTGGTAAATCTTCGTTGATGAAAAGCCTTGGCATTGCGGTCATCATGGCACAAGCGGGCTTTTTTGTACCATGTGCTTCCATGCGTTTTAACCTGTTTGATAAAATCTTCACACGCATCATCAGCCATGATAATCTCTACAAAGGGCTTTCGACCTTCACGGTCGAGATGTTGGAGCTCAAAAATATCTTCAACCGCACCACAGAGTTTTCACTCGTACTGGGTGATGAGATCAGTCATGGAACAGAGACCGAATCCGCTCTTGCCATTGTGGCAAGTGCCATTACGAAGATGCACTCCTTAGGCTCTTTCTTTGTCTTTGCAACGCACTTACATCAACTCAGCCACTTGCCTCTCATTAGCGAACTTAAAAAGGTGATTTATCTGCATCTAGGGGTCAGTTACGATGAAGAAAATGACAAACTGCTTTACAATAGAAAATTAGAGCTTGGCAGTGGCAGTTCGCTGTATGGTTTAGAGTTTGCCAAGTCTTTACACATGGACAAAGAGTTTATTAAAACGGCTTATGACATTAGAAGAAGTCTTGCAGGGGAACTCGGTGAAGTAGAGCTTTTAAAGCAGAAAAAACGAAGCAAATACAACAAAAACCTCTACCTCTCTAAATGCGCGCTCTGCGATGAATACGTCGATGAAGTGCATCACATCAAAGCACAAGAGAGTGCCGATGCCAACGGTAACATCGACCACTTCCATCAAAACCACCGTTACAATTTGATTCCATTGTGTGCGAAACACCATAAAATGGTGCATGAGGGTAAGATTACGATTAATGGTTTTGTGATGAGTAGCGAAGGCTTAAAACTTCACTATGAAGAGAAGTAA
- the efp gene encoding elongation factor P encodes MASIGMGDLKKGLKIEINGTPYKIVEYQHVKPGKGAAFVRCKIKSFVDGKVIEKTFHAGDKCETPQLEDKIMQFLYDDGEFLQFMDSATYEQIALTHDQVGEAADWIIDGMNVDMLYHNGKPISVEAPQFVQLKIVETPPNFKGDTQGGKKPATLESGAVVQVPFHVVEGDVIKVDTVRGEYLEKVK; translated from the coding sequence ATGGCCTCTATAGGAATGGGCGACTTAAAAAAAGGGTTAAAGATCGAAATTAATGGTACCCCTTATAAAATCGTAGAATACCAACACGTTAAACCTGGTAAGGGTGCGGCATTTGTTCGCTGTAAAATCAAATCTTTTGTTGATGGTAAAGTGATCGAAAAAACGTTCCATGCGGGTGATAAATGTGAAACGCCTCAACTCGAAGATAAAATCATGCAGTTTTTATATGATGATGGTGAATTCTTACAATTTATGGACAGTGCAACTTATGAGCAAATCGCATTAACACACGACCAAGTGGGCGAGGCGGCAGATTGGATTATTGATGGTATGAATGTTGATATGCTTTACCACAATGGTAAACCTATCAGTGTTGAAGCACCTCAGTTTGTTCAACTCAAAATCGTTGAGACACCACCTAACTTTAAAGGTGATACACAAGGTGGCAAAAAACCAGCAACGCTTGAAAGCGGTGCAGTCGTTCAAGTCCCTTTCCACGTTGTTGAAGGTGATGTCATTAAAGTTGACACCGTACGTGGCGAATATCTCGAAAAAGTAAAATAG